In Euzebya sp., the sequence TCCTTCGCACGGTCGACGATGTAGACGAAGCGGTCGGGGTCCCAGGTGGCGAGGTCGCCGGTGTGCATCCAGCCGTCGCGGATCGTCTCGGCGGTCAGCTCGGGGCGACGCCAGTAGCCGAGCATGTTGGCCTCCGAGCGGACCACCACCTCCCCCGCGGTGGTCCCGTCCATCGGCACCGGCCGCCCGTCGAGGTCGACGACGCGGACCTGCGTGGCGAACGCCTCCCGGCCGCATGAGCGGAGGCGGTGCGGGTTGATGCCGCGGACGGCCTCCTCGTGGACCTCCTGGGGCAGGAAGGCCATCGTCGTCCCCTCGGTCTGCCCGTAGCCCTGGATGAGGGTGCAGGGGAACGCCTCGAGCGCGGCGCGGACGACGCTCGAGGGCATCGGCCCGCCGCCGTACTGGATGTTGCGGAGGCTCGACAGGTCGTAGCGGTCGAAGTCGTCGACGGCCATCATCCAGTTCAGCATCGTGGTGATGCCGAGCAGCGCGGACACGCGCTCGGCCTCGATGACCTCGAGCGCGAGCCGCGGCTCGAAGTTGATCAGGACCAGCGGGCACCCGTGCGCCATGTAGTTCATCGCCAGGACGATCGGGATGTGGAACATCTGGCCGGTCAGCAGGTACACGTCGGTCGGCACGACGCGCTCGGCGACGGTCTGGTTGAGCATCCCGGTCCAGGCGCTGCGGTGGGAGTGCAGCACTCCCTTCGACATGCCGGTGGTCCCGCCCGTGTAGAGGATGAAGAGGGGGTCGTCCCCGCCGACGGTCGCCGACGCGGCCGGCTCGGCATCTGAGGCGCGGGCGAGGAGGTCGGTCAGCGAGCCGCTGCCGTCCGGTGCGACGTCGAGCCGGTGGGGGACGTCGACGAGCCGCTGGAGCTCGACGGCGACGTCGGCGAACTCGTCCGCGACGACGATGGCGCGCGGCTCGGCGTCGGCGATGATCCGCGCCAGCTCAGCGGGTCCGAGGCGCCAGTTCAGCGGCTGGGTGATCAACCCGACCCGCCCGCTCGCGAAGTAGAGCGCCTGGTACTCGATGGAGTTGCGGGACAGGATCGCCACCCGGTCCCCGCGCGCCAGACCCAGCTCGTCGCAGAGCCCGTTGGCCAGGCGGCGGACCATCTCGTCGAGCGCGGCGTACGTGATCCGCCGGCCGCTCGGCACGTCGACGATCGCCTCGCGACCACCGTCGAGGTGCGCCCACTTCGCGGGGATCATGCCGATGTTCACGGTGCTGCTCGTCACAACCGCACGTTACCTACTGGTCGGTAAACGATCCAGTTGCCGTACGGTCCGCCACTGCCTAGCATGATTCAAACAATCGTTTGGTTTGGACTCCTCCGGAGGGCGCTGTGGACTACGACGTGATCGTGATCGGTGCGGGGGCGGCCGGCCTGTCGGCCGGCGCCCTGCTCGCGAAGGAGGGCCAGTCGGTCCTGGTGGTGGAGCGCAGCCCGTTCCTCGGCGGGCGGGGCATGGCCACCCCCGACGAGGGCTACGAGCTGAACCTCGGCGCCCACCTGATGGAGGACTCCGGGTCGGGGATGACGAAGATCTTCGAACACGTCGGCAAGCACCTGGGACACGGCCCGTCCAACACCGACATGCCGGTGTGGAACCACGAGACCGAGTCGTGGGGCTCGATCCGCGACCGGTACTCCGGGGACAAGGACGAGCTGAAGAAGGTCATCAAGGCGCTGGTCGACA encodes:
- a CDS encoding class I adenylate-forming enzyme family protein is translated as MIPAKWAHLDGGREAIVDVPSGRRITYAALDEMVRRLANGLCDELGLARGDRVAILSRNSIEYQALYFASGRVGLITQPLNWRLGPAELARIIADAEPRAIVVADEFADVAVELQRLVDVPHRLDVAPDGSGSLTDLLARASDAEPAASATVGGDDPLFILYTGGTTGMSKGVLHSHRSAWTGMLNQTVAERVVPTDVYLLTGQMFHIPIVLAMNYMAHGCPLVLINFEPRLALEVIEAERVSALLGITTMLNWMMAVDDFDRYDLSSLRNIQYGGGPMPSSVVRAALEAFPCTLIQGYGQTEGTTMAFLPQEVHEEAVRGINPHRLRSCGREAFATQVRVVDLDGRPVPMDGTTAGEVVVRSEANMLGYWRRPELTAETIRDGWMHTGDLATWDPDRFVYIVDRAKDMIISGGENIYSAQVEEAINAHPAVLECAVIGVPDDEWGENVHAVVVLKAGQDATEADIIATARQHLASYQKPKSVEFVAELPKAPTGKILKRELRRAHWDDADRTV